The Ignavibacteriales bacterium nucleotide sequence TAGTAAGCATTGCAATATACATTCCGCTGCTAACTCGTGTGCCATCAAAATTTGTTAAATCCCAATCTAAGTATTGTGTGTAATTATTCTTTTCGATCTTTTTAATAAACGCGCCAGCAAGATCATAAATTCTAATAGTAATTGCTTTGGGAAGATTTATGAACCGGACAAAATCCTGGTTCATGTTTCCGCCAAAATCATTTATCCCAAAATATGGATTTGGAAAAACACCTATTTCATCTAAAGCTTTTTTTGCCGCTTCTTTATCATTTAAATTTGCTGAAGTAAGTTTTGCTTCGAAAATATCTCCGCCGGTAATTGGTTTGAAAGTAACAATCCGGATTACAGTTCCCGGATCCGGTACACTCCCGCTTATAGAAAGTGAACCAAACTTATGATCAGGGAATTTTGATATACCTGCAAGCTGAGGCGGATCAGCCGGATCGAAATTCGGTTTGTATGCAAATAATTCCTCCCAATCATTGTTATCCAGTTGAGTCCACTTATCATCCGGTATAGTTCTACTGGAATCTTGCCTGTCATAGTCCAGTACTTTAATTGCAAGCCGGTAATCATCATCTGTTGTATTTGGATCTCTTCCAATACACCAGGCTTCAAAAGGCAGAGTATCAACGCTTAGTGTATCGCTTTTCAGGATCGGATTGAATGAATGTGCATAACCACTGGGATAATATTTTGATGTTCCATCAAAACGAATTTCGTAATCATCATATCCTAAACCTTCATCGGCTGGATTTACCTGCCAGTTTAATCTTTTATTTGCTCCTTTTATTTTTATTATCCATTTGCTGGAGGAACTTAAATTATTTATCACATCAATCGGTTGAGTAAGAGTGGTTCCACCAGGACCTTTAATTTCAAGGATAGATTTCATCCTGTATTTTGTATTAGCTGCAGCAATGCTATCTTTCCCAAGGTTTTGAACAGAAAGAATAAAACCATCAATTATTTTTTTGCCTGTAATCTCCGCTGTAAACTCTTTTTGATTTTTTAAAAGTGTATCATTTTTAGTTTTGTTGAAAAGGTTGTATGATAAATTCTTATCATTCCCATTCAGAATAACCTGGTATAAGTCCCCTGTTAAAGCTGTGGGATCAATAATATTAAATTTTATACAGGCATCGGAATTGCCAACAATCTGGGAAGCAATAACAGCATCATCAACTGTGTAAGGATAAGTAACATCAATAAGTTTCTGACCCGGAATAACTTCTATTACTTTGTGAGGGCTTTCCAGATAAGATGGGGTACTGTTTTCATTATAAGCATAAGCAGTAACCCCAAAATAATAAGGTGAGTAATTATTGAGCGCAAGATAATTATGAAAATAATCAATTGAGATAGTAATTTCTCTTTTCAAACCTTTATTGTTACCAACAATAACAGGTGCAAGAAAATATTTACCGTTTACCATAATCATATCGTTAATAACATCAATATTATTTTTGATGTCGTAAACATCTAAAAGTTTTGGATTGTTGCCATTCTTATCCTCATATTGCCAAAGTCTGTATCCTTCAAATGTGTAAGTGGAATCTATTTTGTTATCTATTGGCAGGAATGGATCTCTTTCATCGTAGTTTTCTGCATTATCTTCCCACCACAGTTTAAACGACCTATCCATTGAGTACGTGTGTAGTATTGGGGAAGGTGGAGGTTGTGCTGTTTTGAAATTCATATCATACAATGTTTTAGCTACGGCAGCTTTTTTCTTTAAATTAGTTACACTATTCAGATTATCACTTCCGCTGCCAACAATTATTGCTATTACAATTTCAATTGTATCGTTGGGCGCAATATTATAAGCATCTGTAGTCATAATTATTTTTCTAAAACCAGGTTTAGGTGGATTAGGCCAGCCATTTCCTTCATACCAGCCTATGTGGTTTACCGGGTCGCCTGCAAGGGGAAATTTAGTTGTCTTACCTGTATGCGGATCTCTGTAATCTGAGCCATTTGCTTTATTACCCTGTAAGCAATTATAATATTCATCAGGATACATTGGTTCGGGGAAAACAGTATTATTAACAAATGGAGCGAATGAAGACATAAATTTACTATTTGCTGTTTTGGGCGTTACATTAATAAATTCAAAACCAACAGCAGGTGGAGTATTTCCATATTCAATATCATTCCCATCAGAATTATAACCATAACCCAAATTTAGTGTTGTATCACATCCACAATAATCATCTCTTCCATCACCAATATTTAAATAAGCCCAATAACCAAAATACATGTCTTTAACGTACTGCTTACTCTTATTTACAATTTTATATTTTTTGTAAATAATGTCGGCGAAATAATCAAGTTTGTTAAAAGCAAAAACGGTAGTTTGGATTTCCAATCCTATTGGTTTAGATGACCACCAGGAATAAAGAGAGTCAAAATCATTGGAAACATACCAAAGCATTTCATCGCCAAGAAAATCCGGTTTGTCTTGTCCAATAGTATATTTTCCATCTTTATTAATATCAATCCAAGGTGCGCCATCTTCAACAGGCCATTCAAGAAAATCATTTCCATAACTGACCCGAATTGGTCCTTCTGGAATTTGTTCCCAGTCTTTATTTAGTTTATAAACACGATACTTTTTTAATGAAGAATCATCCGGATTTCCGTTAAAGAGTATCTTTCCAGGTTGTAATCCTCCATCGCCATTAATCCTTATTTTGTCATTAACAATTCCGCCCCACACCAAACCATCTTCAGCTATTAAAGTTTTATTCGCTTTTTCTCCTCCAGGCCATTGTAACCCATATTCATCTTTGCCCGGATTATAAGTGTAACCCTTGTTAGAAATCCACATCTTGCAACTATTAATTGCGATATAATTATAAAAATTGTTTATGGTTGTTTTTTGAAATGGAATTGGCGTTTGGCTAAAGTTGTTAAAATAGAATGACATCAACAAACCCCAAATAAACAAATAAGTATTTAAATTCATATGATACACTATTGGATATTACAATTTATTGGTAGCAATTTTCCATTATGTAAAAAATCTTCTCATACCAATCAAACTTATAAAATTTTTCTTATATTCAATACGAAAAATATTTGAATTCATCTCAACTTATGAGTTTTTTTTTTTTTGAAAAATTTTTACTTAGCTGAATAAAACGGTTGATGAAACAATTCTTAACATTAGTACTCTGTGTTCAAATAAGTTTAAGTTTATTTGCCCAAACTCATAAACCAACAATATCCGGATTAATTTCAGATCAATCCACCGGAGAACCTCTTATAGGCGCAAATTTAGTTGTTTATAAAGACAGTCTTATTTCCACTTCTATTCCACTAAAAGGTACTGCTACTAACAAATATGGTTTCTATGCTTTGCCTGAAATGGATTATGGAGTTTATCTCATTGCATTCAGAAATATTGGCTACAAACTGGAAGTAAAAAGAGTAGAAGTAACAAAGACTACTGAAAACATAAGGTTAAATGTTCAGTTGAATGAAGAAAGCATAACGCTTGAGGAAGTGACGATAAAAGGTGAAAGAAATACTAAAACAGAAATTAGTACAATAAATATATCTCCGGATATTATTAAGCAGCTTCCTTCACTTAGCGGTGAAGCAAATGTTTTCAAATCGCTGGAATACATTCCCGGTGTTAAAGTTGCCAACGAGTTATCCAATGGAATTTATGTACGTGGTGGTTCTCCGGATCAAACCTTAACTCTGCTTGATGGTGTTATTTTATATAATCCATCTCACCTTGGAAATTTTGCAAGTACATTCAACTCAAACGCACTTCAGGATGTCCGGCTGCTTAAAGGTGCCTTTCCGGCTGAGTATGGTGGAAGACTCTCAAGTGTACTTGATATTAAGTTACGTTCCGGTACAAAGCAAAAAACAAAAGGATCTTTAGGTTTAGGACTTATTAATTCCGGTTTTATGATTGAGGGACCTGTAAATGAAAAATCTACCATAATGCTATCCGGTAGAAAAATGTATTATGATTTTATTCAGAATAGCTTTAATAAAAACAGCACCTTACCCAGGTATAATTTTTACGATTTGAATGCAAAGATAAATTATAACCTGGACGAAAATTCGAAAATCTTTGTCAGTGGTATGTTCGGTAAAGATAATCTTTACAGTCCAACAAACAGTAAAGACATTGATTATGATATTCAATGGCAGAACGCTTCTTTAAGTCTTAACTGGCTGAATATAAATAATGAATCACTTTTTTCTAACACATGGTTTAGCTTTATTAGTTACGAATTTACTTCTAAACTAAATGATAAAAATAATAATTCCGGTTCCGGCGATTATTACTCTTCTTCGCAGCTACAGGATTTTATAGTTAAAAGAGCAGTGGAGTATATGTTTGATGAAACACATACCATCAAATCCGGTATAGAACTTACTTTGCATAAATACAGATTAATTTACAGCGATTATTATGATCCTGAACTTCAGGATGATGATAGAATCGGGACAGATAATTTATCTCTTGAAACTGCAATATATTTTCAGGATGAGCTACAAATTACTCCGCTCTTAACTACAAATGCAGGTGTGCGATTATATTTTTTCAACAAGAGCAAATACTTTAGAGCTGAACCAAGATTTTCTGCAACCTACGCTTTAAATGAAAATATTTTTATTAAAGGAGCCTTTGCCATTGCTCATCAGTTTCTTCACTTGATTGTCAGGAACGATATTTCACTTCCTACTGATTTGTGGTACCCTTCTACTACTAATATTAATCCAAGCAAATCGCTGCAATATGTGTTTGGAGTAGAATCATATTTTGATAACCAGGCATATTTATTTTCTGTGGAAGGATATTACAAAGAGATGCAGGACTTATATGAGTTTGGTAATATAAAAAATAAGGATTTAAGTAAACCGATTGAAGATCAGTTCACATCCGGCAAGGGAGAGTCTTACGGAATGGAATTATTCTTTAACAAACGAGCCGGCGATTTGATGGGATGGATCGGTTATTCACTTTCCTGGACAAAAAGAAAATTTGATGAACTTAATGGTGGAAATATTTTTTATCCTCGATACGATAGAAGACACGATATTTCAATTGTTCTTACATATAACTTTACACAAAATTTTAATTGCGGTATAACCTGGACTTACGCGTCAGGACAAGGTTATACTGTTCCGACCGGTCAATATCAGTTTGGTGATATTGGAATTGGTTCGACGGATAAAATTCAATTTAACAATTCAGGAATCAATTCTTACCGCTTGCCGGACTACCACAAATTGGATTTTAGCGCATCATATAAGTTTTCATTTTCCAATCTTGCATTTGAGACTTATTTAAATCTCTTTAATCTTTACAACAGGAAGAATGCATTCGCACAATATATTTCATATGATAATGCTGCCGGAACTAATAGCAGCGCTTCAGGAACGGACAGAATTCCAAAACTAAAACAGTTAACACTATTTCCTTTCATTCCAACTTTGGGAGTAAATATAAAGTTTTAATATGGTTAAAAACTTCAAACATATTTTACAAGTTTTGTTTCTGTTCGCTTTCGTTTCCTGCGAACAAATAGATATTATTGAGAATGATCTTCCTTACATAGAAACGGTTGTTGTTAAAGCTGAACTTGAAGGGAACAATGTATTTACTGGTGTAAGCTTTA carries:
- a CDS encoding T9SS type A sorting domain-containing protein produces the protein MSFYFNNFSQTPIPFQKTTINNFYNYIAINSCKMWISNKGYTYNPGKDEYGLQWPGGEKANKTLIAEDGLVWGGIVNDKIRINGDGGLQPGKILFNGNPDDSSLKKYRVYKLNKDWEQIPEGPIRVSYGNDFLEWPVEDGAPWIDINKDGKYTIGQDKPDFLGDEMLWYVSNDFDSLYSWWSSKPIGLEIQTTVFAFNKLDYFADIIYKKYKIVNKSKQYVKDMYFGYWAYLNIGDGRDDYCGCDTTLNLGYGYNSDGNDIEYGNTPPAVGFEFINVTPKTANSKFMSSFAPFVNNTVFPEPMYPDEYYNCLQGNKANGSDYRDPHTGKTTKFPLAGDPVNHIGWYEGNGWPNPPKPGFRKIIMTTDAYNIAPNDTIEIVIAIIVGSGSDNLNSVTNLKKKAAVAKTLYDMNFKTAQPPPSPILHTYSMDRSFKLWWEDNAENYDERDPFLPIDNKIDSTYTFEGYRLWQYEDKNGNNPKLLDVYDIKNNIDVINDMIMVNGKYFLAPVIVGNNKGLKREITISIDYFHNYLALNNYSPYYFGVTAYAYNENSTPSYLESPHKVIEVIPGQKLIDVTYPYTVDDAVIASQIVGNSDACIKFNIIDPTALTGDLYQVILNGNDKNLSYNLFNKTKNDTLLKNQKEFTAEITGKKIIDGFILSVQNLGKDSIAAANTKYRMKSILEIKGPGGTTLTQPIDVINNLSSSSKWIIKIKGANKRLNWQVNPADEGLGYDDYEIRFDGTSKYYPSGYAHSFNPILKSDTLSVDTLPFEAWCIGRDPNTTDDDYRLAIKVLDYDRQDSSRTIPDDKWTQLDNNDWEELFAYKPNFDPADPPQLAGISKFPDHKFGSLSISGSVPDPGTVIRIVTFKPITGGDIFEAKLTSANLNDKEAAKKALDEIGVFPNPYFGINDFGGNMNQDFVRFINLPKAITIRIYDLAGAFIKKIEKNNYTQYLDWDLTNFDGTRVSSGMYIAMLTMDGIGNKVLKIALVMGKKYIDR
- a CDS encoding TonB-dependent receptor — encoded protein: MKQFLTLVLCVQISLSLFAQTHKPTISGLISDQSTGEPLIGANLVVYKDSLISTSIPLKGTATNKYGFYALPEMDYGVYLIAFRNIGYKLEVKRVEVTKTTENIRLNVQLNEESITLEEVTIKGERNTKTEISTINISPDIIKQLPSLSGEANVFKSLEYIPGVKVANELSNGIYVRGGSPDQTLTLLDGVILYNPSHLGNFASTFNSNALQDVRLLKGAFPAEYGGRLSSVLDIKLRSGTKQKTKGSLGLGLINSGFMIEGPVNEKSTIMLSGRKMYYDFIQNSFNKNSTLPRYNFYDLNAKINYNLDENSKIFVSGMFGKDNLYSPTNSKDIDYDIQWQNASLSLNWLNINNESLFSNTWFSFISYEFTSKLNDKNNNSGSGDYYSSSQLQDFIVKRAVEYMFDETHTIKSGIELTLHKYRLIYSDYYDPELQDDDRIGTDNLSLETAIYFQDELQITPLLTTNAGVRLYFFNKSKYFRAEPRFSATYALNENIFIKGAFAIAHQFLHLIVRNDISLPTDLWYPSTTNINPSKSLQYVFGVESYFDNQAYLFSVEGYYKEMQDLYEFGNIKNKDLSKPIEDQFTSGKGESYGMELFFNKRAGDLMGWIGYSLSWTKRKFDELNGGNIFYPRYDRRHDISIVLTYNFTQNFNCGITWTYASGQGYTVPTGQYQFGDIGIGSTDKIQFNNSGINSYRLPDYHKLDFSASYKFSFSNLAFETYLNLFNLYNRKNAFAQYISYDNAAGTNSSASGTDRIPKLKQLTLFPFIPTLGVNIKF